In Malassezia japonica chromosome 2, complete sequence, one DNA window encodes the following:
- a CDS encoding uncharacterized protein (EggNog:ENOG503PFN4; SECRETED:SignalP(1-21)) has protein sequence MFAKTFAAVAAVAAAVVTAQGQFQVDTPASATQCQPLKITWHGGQAPYYPKITKAGDPSQPMDVGLTSQTSDTSITWKVNLESGQKFTIDITDSTGAKADSSPVSVTKGSDSCMNGSGGAAGGGGGGSGGSSSGGSGGSSSSGGSSSKSSSSDKSSSSKSSGSSSGGAGGAGGASSSESSQPTSSSGGDDSSSAAGGSGGSSSAAGGSGGSSSSAGNGAATFSGLPAVVAGVVGVAVAALI, from the coding sequence ATGTTCGCTAAGACCTTTGCTGCTGTTGCCGCTGTTGCCGCTGCCGTTGTTACCGCCCAGGGCCAGTTCCAGGTGGACACTcccgcctcggccaccCAGTGCCAGCCCCTCAAGATCACCTGGCACGGTGGCCAGGCCCCTTACTACCCCAAGATCACCAAGGCTGGTGACCCTTCGCAGCCCATGGACGTTGGTCTGACCTCGCAGACCTCCGACACCTCGATCACCTGGAAGGTGAACCTCGAGTCTGGCCAGAAGTTCACCATCGACATCACCGACAGCACCGGTGCCAAGGCTGACTCGAGCCCTGTGTCGGTCACTAAGGGCAGCGACTCGTGCATGAACGGCTCGGgtggcgccgccggtggcGGTGGCGGTGGCTcgggcggctcgtcgtcgggcggctcgggcggctcgtcgagctcgggcggTTCGAGCTCgaagagctcgagctctGACAAGAGCTCCAGCTCCAAGTCGAgtggctcgtcgtcgggcgGTGCTGGCGGTGCCGgtggcgcctcgagctccgagTCTTCGCAGCCCACCTCCTCGTCGGGTGGTGATgactcgtcgtcggccgctgGTGGCTCGGgtggctcgtcgtcggccgctggtggctcgggcggctcttcgtcgtcggctGGCAACGGTGCCGCTACTTTCAGCGGTCTCCCCGCTGTTGTTGCTGGTGTCGTCGGTGTTGCCGTCGCTGCTCTCATCTAA
- the ras1 gene encoding RAS1 protein (EggNog:ENOG503NUEZ; COG:S) codes for MLTRQAQILREYKLVVGGGGGVGKSALTIQFIQNHFVDEYDPTIEDSYRKQCVIDDEVALLDVLDTAGQEEYSAMREQYMRTGEGFLLVYSITSRSSFEEISTFYQQVLRVKDKDYFPVVMVANKCDLEGERQVSTAEGYEVAKHFGCPFVETSAKQRVNVDEAFNDLVREIRRYNKEQVFGRPSANSALTNGGASASMNKAEDGISKGCKCVVM; via the exons ATGCTCACACGACAGGCCCAGATTCTGCGCGAATacaagctcgtcgtcggtggTGGGGGTGGCGTAGGAAAATCCGCTCTCACCATCCAGTTCATTCAGAACCATTTCGTGGACGAGTACGACCCGACCATCGAAG ATTCGTACCGCAAGCAATGCGTGATCGATGACGAGGTCGCTCTGCTCGATGTGTTGGACACGGCGGGCCAGGAAGAGTACAG cgcgatgcgcgaaCAATATATGCGGACCGGAGAAGGATTCTTGCTGGTGTACAGCATTACGAGCCGCAGCTCATTCGAAGAAATCAGCACCTTTTACCAGCAGGTCCTGCGCGTCAAGGACAAGGACTACTTCCCGGTCGTCATGGTCGCGAACAAGTGCGACTTGGagggcgagcgccaggtCAGCACGGCAG AGGGCTATGAAGTCGCCAAGCACTTTGGCTGCCCTTTCGTCGAGACTTCGgccaagcagcgcgtcAACGTGGACGAGGCATTCAACGATCTGGTCCGCGAAATCCGCCGCTACAACAAGGAGCAGGTGTTTGGCCGTCCCAGTGCCAACAGTGCTTTAACGAACGGCGGTGCGTCCGCATCTATGAACAAGGCGGAGGATGGCATCTCCAAAGGTTGTAAATGTGTCGTTATGTAA
- the YND1 gene encoding apyrase (TransMembrane:1 (o527-548i); COG:F; EggNog:ENOG503NV3I): MSAEEAEWHAHRNYAVVVDAGSSGSRLMVYSWRDVEWERSVRTEKNLPLDILPTVEKGTWENSDREWQVKVEPGLSSFAGHTHDLQAYLEDLFSHVQAVVPPDAWSRTPIHVLATAGMRMVPVARRKAILQETCRVLRTLPFSVPDENDANTVDSDSVCGGQVRVISGEEEGLFGWIAINYLMDGFSTSSAEVPAGDIASKVGSTTYGFLDMGGASTQIAFEPSQEALATPTNGTEQASSPQQNDLFDVNFRRLDSSVVKHQVFVTTFLGFGTNAARTRYLDALAAGHEASTPLPDPCLPKNLRLVSDGAAVIGTGSFSECLALQQPLLDRDAECSHPPCLFHGVHVPAIDFKSNQFIGVSEYWYSSHDVFNLGGTYDYTTYQKAAQDFCAEEWPVLEAKLSQKHYKDQVTLSRLQMQCFKAAWVVTVLHEGLRLPRLGDANARLNATDHAQDVPEKANDKNLFQSVNDVRGLGVSWALGKAILEASTDIPAAPCASCGLTMQEPERGAFEAAMSLRPTTQLSDTPWLASILFLATCLGLAVLGYRFFVRRRSGAWTPLPTSDGSRRSEAWNDKMDDATHAVVIHDDDAWSDTPEASDGPSRPPRRHTRRKSHRKGIWSKVVHGTATYASRQLQRVVARDVLPTSLRADEPSGSRRPSAVRIVPHRLRDVQYEQLSRDGYPRVPAPWATALMSGSRSPTSPMTPVAPLSRPVSPHGRASRVASPHPERSASTPPARTRNAAVASGILYSSRPPSRGPSPMTLDTRRTSNSSAAAPSPSWLAPPDSRVRSPLDARMRSPTETVPRSPAGDSFAP, encoded by the coding sequence ATGAGCGCCGAGGAAGCAGAATGGCACGCACACCGTAATTATGCAGTGGTGGTCGACGCCGGCTCCTCCGGTTCGCGCCTCATGGTCTATTCGTGGCGCGATGTGGAGTgggagcgcagcgtgcgtaCTGAGAAAAACCTCCCTTTGGACATTCTGCCGACGGTCGAGAAGGGGACGTGGGAGAATTCGGACCGAGAGTGGCAGGTGAAAGTTGAGCCTGGTCTCTCGTCGTTCGCAGGTCACACACACGACCTGCAAGCGTACCTGGAGGACCTCTTTTCGCACGTCCAGGCCGTGGTGCCCCCTGATGCATGGTCACGTACGCCGATCCACGTCCTTGCGACTGCCGGTATGCGCATGGTCCCTGTCGCCCGGCGGAAAGCGATCTTGCAAGAAACATGCCGTGTTTTGCGCACACTCCCTTTTTCGGTCCCTGACGAGAACGATGCAAACACCGTGGACTCTGACAGTGTGTGTGGCGGCCAAGTACGAGTGATCTCTGGCGAGGAAGAAGGCTTGTTTGGCTGGATTGCGATCAACTACCTCATGGACGGGTTCTCGAcatcgagcgccgaggtgcCTGCCGGCGATATTGCGTCCAAGGTGGGCAGCACGACGTATGGCTTCCTCGACATGGGCGGGGCCAGCACGCAAATCGCTTTTGAGCCGTCCCAAGAGGCGCttgcgacgccgaccaaCGGCACGGAGCAGGCGTCCTCGCCACAGCAGAACGACCTCTTTGACGTCAATTTCCGGCGGCTGGACTCGTCGGTTGTCAAGCACCAGGTGTTTGTGACGACCTTTTTGGGATTCGGCACGAATGCGGCGCGCACACGCTACCTTGACGCCCTTGCAGCCGGGCACGAGGCGAGTACACCGCTCCCCGACCCCTGCCTGCCCAAGAACCTGCGCCTGGTGTCGGACGGAGCCGCGGTGATAGGAACCGGCTCGTTTTCCGAGtgccttgcgctgcagcagccgcTGCTGGACCGCGACGCAGAGTGCTCGCACCCTCCCTGTCTCTTCCACGGCGTGCATGTTCCCGCTATCGACTTTAAGAGCAACCAGTTTATTGGCGTGTCCGAGTACTGGTACAGCTCGCACGACGTCTTTAACCTGGGCGGCACCTATGACTACACGACCTACCAGAAAGCCGCACAGGACTTTTGCGCGGAAGAGTGGcccgtgctcgaggccaagCTTTCGCAGAAGCACTACAAGGATCAGGTTACGCTCTCGCGCCTGCAGATGCAGTGTTTCAAGGCGGCGTGGGTCGTTACCGTTTTGCACGaaggcctgcgcctgcccCGTCTGGGCGACGCAAATGCGCGCCTCAATGCCACCGATCATGCTCAAGATGTCCCCGAGAAAGCCAACGACAAGAACCTGTTCCAGAGCGTGAATGATGTGCGTGGTCTCGGCGTGAGCTGGGCGCTTGGCAAGGCGATCCTCGAAGCGAGTACCGACATtcccgcggcgccgtgtgcGTCGTGCGGCCTCACGATGCAAGAGCCCGAGCGTGGTGCGTTTGAAGCGGCCATGTCGCTGCGACCCACGACGCAGCTCTCCGATACCCCCTGGCTCGCAAGCATCCTGTTCCTGGCTACGTGCCTTGGCCTAGCTGTACTTGGCTATCGTTTTTTcgtacgccgccgcagcggcgcgtggacgccgctgccgacgagcgATGGgagccgccgcagcgaggcgtGGAACGACAAGATGGacgacgcgacgcacgccgtcgtCATCCACGACGATGACGCGTGGAGCGACACGCCGGAAGCGAGTGATGGGCCGTCGCGCCCTCCCCGCcggcacacgcgccgcaagtCGCACCGCAAAGGCATCTGGTCCAAGGTCGTCCACGGCACAGCGAcgtacgcctcgcgccagctgcagcgcgtcgtcgctcgcgacgtCCTGCccacgtcgctgcgcgccgacgagccgagcgggagtcggcggccgtcggcggtgcgcatcgtgcCGCACCGCCTGCGAGACGTGCAGTACGAGCAGCTTTCGCGCGACGGGTACCCCCGCGTCCCCGCGCCGTGGGCCACTGCTTTAAtgagcggctcgcgctcacCGACGTCGCCCATGACCCCCGTCGCCCCCCTATCTCGGCCCGTGTCTCCCCAcgggcgcgcgtcgcgtgtGGCATCCCCCCACCCCGAACGCAGTGCAAGTACGCCTcccgcgcgcacgcgcaatgCGGCTGTGGCCAGCGGCATCCTGTATAGTTCGCGCCCTCCTTCGCGCGGCCCCTCGCCCATGACACTGGACACACGGCGGACGTCCAACAGCagtgccgctgcgccctCCCCCAGCTGgctggcgccgcccgactCGCGCGTACGCTCACCGCTGGACGCAcgcatgcgctcgcctACCGAGACCGTCCCCCGCTCGCCCGCCGGCGATTCGTTTGCGCCGTAG